Part of the Ziziphus jujuba cultivar Dongzao chromosome 8, ASM3175591v1 genome is shown below.
ggtggcacgtcaaattctaagttacagataaaaagttatggttctaagaaattttaagcataagttttatatcaatgtCCAACCAGTCtttagtttttgtctgttagtgcccctaggctctatataagccttgaTGAGCAAGCCAAATAGGAAAACAAATTCCAAAATACCCTTTCCAGCccccaaaacccgagaaatcCTCCACAGACCCGTGGATTCAAATTGGgtcgtttcgacccgtttaACGGTGAACCGGGTCACCGCCGTTTTTGCTCATTTTGGCCACCAATATTGTATGTGCACCAGCCAGTGAGAAATACCACTTCGAGGTGACCTTGGTTGTGAAATTTCATGGAGAACGGCAGCTGGATGAGCCCGGATCCGGCCGGAGAAGACGGCATCGACCCGCAAGGTGGGTCGCTGGATTTTCACGCTTTTCGACCGTTTTAGGCCAACCCATAGACTTTTCCCATCATTTTTGGACCTCTGAAGTCAATTTCATGGTTCTTTTtcccagattcctcaccgtttgggaGATACGACAATGGGAAGTTTGGCCAATGCTTCAACTGTATTTTCCGGCCACCCGAGGaatctttggaccaaggtgatcACACTGctgggttccttgtctcttgggcttcccgtagatataaattttatgaattttggaggtcgtttgataatttttctatttttattatcggATAAATTAGGGCTGTGTTTGGACAacattggtcaaattggttaaaattggaattggattagtaaaattggatattattaggacctatTTGAAGGTTCAATTTTTAGAGATTAGGCTTCGAATAAAaaaccccaattttgggtatggGGTTctaaggacacgcggtataattggactgtcgggtgtccaatttatgtaattttatagtactaaaaattaatttaagacatttgggtcatacaagtgcttttagtttagttatttggagcttgaagaatattttattatattacagacactcTAGTTGAGCTTGGAGGCGATCCTGCAGgcgagcaggagtgagcatctgcagtactgtgagtggttattatttttaaaatgttttaggtatatagaataatatatatatgtggttggatattttacgtatatacaaattgattaaaaggattgctttatgcatatataatatctgCTTTCACTTATATGAGTCatcattttatgtggattttaataaggtttttattaatttttaattttgatgagttcatagtgaacttgtgaattatgttaattaaatatcctgttatttgaattaagattttaaattattttggaaaataattgatttgagaaatagattgaaaatttatatgattttaagcaggctcaaatattttgtaaatttttaaatggttaAAATCGGTTTATGGGGAATacatttcactgtggtatttttggttttcacaTGAAagaatgatttgaaatttttgaaatatttaaataagcagtggaatttaaatattaaattatgatttatgctgCAGTATCGTTTGAGAAAAATATCAATGATTTTACACGAgtgttttaaggatactatattggttatttttaaattgatgtaccatgtagtgCCAATATCCTGGAtcggtattatattatattatattatagcgcgtTGGGTTTTGCCATGGTACCATGAGATTGGGCtcagcccacaggatattattgccacagaccaTGAGAATAGGTTTATTCCACACGCtattattgccatggtaccgtgaggttgggcgTAGCCCATAGGatatttattgccacggaccgtgaggttaggTATGTCCTGAAGGTTATTTATTTCCACAATGCCTTTCATATATTAAGGATCATGAGGTGGgtatatcccacggtttacagtttGGTACACCACATGGTagattgtatatgttttgagtacattgttgattttcaaataaGGTGGATTTACTGCACTTTCACaaatattttgtggaactgcatttataatatttacgcTAAATGCTTATATTTATAGTAAggcattttgtaatattatattgttttttattttatatattttgagcaTCCATTTCATGATTATAATTTTGGGGTACAAATTCgcgttttgtgaaatgattttaaacggggaacttttcaaaagaacgaaatgagaggtcttgagagaaaggtttttacagaaataaattaatatttttctattatactctaccactcactgagatttctttatctcacattttatttgttttaaatttgttcccctaggtccaggcagttagtagcagtctacctcacgCATCTCTTGTTACTTCGTTCCCTACCACAACAGCAGCagtattatcttttctttatcttaccTTTATCTTTTCAAACAttgtttatttcttatttgtacttctaaactttgttaacaACCTTAGAAtgctttaatttaaatattagactcaatagagaccatattacttatgggtgtagttatggcctatggTACAATAGGTCGGTTGTGGACTTTGtgttgttgtggatttatttatatttatatattaaggtatTATTAGTAATGCATGTGTCCTTTGTCCatgttttaaggtgaggttccattggatattctctagggattgtccTGTGGAACTTCATTAGGCAAGACCACCTAGGAGATCCTGGGAAGATTCCCGGGGCAGGTCCTGTCAAAGTCAAAACCCTGGTCCAAGCGCAAGTTAAGAAACTCCAAGCCCAATCCAAAGAATGGATATATCTTCAGATGATGAATCACTGCCAAGAAAGGTACGCTTACTTGTAGATATCTATGAATTTACTAATATGGCATTTTTGGCATGTGAGcctcaaaattttgaagaagcaATAAATGAGATGGATTAAAGTAATGGATGAAGAAATTGTAACAAGTGGAAAAAATGATACATGGGAACTGGTGAATCTACCTGAAGgcaaagatgttattggactcaAATGGATCTGGAAACCCAAGTACAAAGAAGATGGAACAATTCTAAAGTACAAGGCATGGCTAGTAGCCAAAGGCTGTTCGCAATAGCCAGGAATAAACTTCAACAAGACATTCGCACCAGTTGCTCAAATGGAAATTGTTAGAACAGTCCTCGCATTAGCTGCTCAAATGGAGGTACCTTTTATCAACTGGATGTCAAATCTGCCTTCCTTAATGGAGAACTCAAAGAGGAAGTATATGTGGAACAACCTTTAGGCTACaccatcaaagaaaaagaaaacaaagtcttATGATTAAAGAAGGCACGATATGGACTAAAGTAAGCACCACGAGCTTGGAACAGCAAAATTGATTCATACTTCAAACAAAATGGATTTCAATGGAGTCTAAGTGAGCCTTCCTTATATGTCAAAATAGAAGGTGTGCAAGATATTCTCATTGTCTGcttatatgttgatgatttgattTATACTGGTGCTAATAAAAAAATGGTAGAAGAATTCAAAAGTGCAATGATGAAAGAATATGAGATGACAGATCTTTGCttgatgaaatattttcttggcaTCCAAGTTCAATAAGCAAaaggagaaatatttatttctcaagaaaaatattttaaatgatctTCTCAAACGGTTTCATATGGACAAATGTAAACCAGTATCTATGCTAATGGCGTTAAATGAAAAGTTACGTAAGAATGATGGCGCAGAGAAAGTTGATGCAAAAAATTATAGAAGTTTAGTTGGATGCCTCATTTGTCTAACAAATACCAAGCCAGATATTGTTTTTGCTGTTAGTTATGTTTCCAGATTCATGCACGAGCCTAGTAACAATCACTACACTGTAGTAAAGAGAATCCTTCGTTATCTACAAGGTACCAGAAAGCTTGGAATTAACTATGCCAAAGAAGCAGATAACAAGCTCATTGGATATAAAGATAGTGACTAGGCAGGCTCTGTAAATGACCACAAAACCACCTCaagatatttattttgcttgGGTACAAAACTAATTTCTTGGTCATCAAAGAAGTAAAGGACCGTGGTATTATCTTCAGTAGAAACAGAATATATATCTGCTACAGATGCAGCAAAGTGAAGCAGTATGGCTGAGAAGAATTTTATCAGATATGCAACATAAAGAAAGTGCTCCAACAATCATTAGGTGTGATAATATGTCAGCAATAGCAATGACAAAAAATCCAATGTTCCACAGCAGGACAAAGCACATAGAAATTCAACATCACTTCATTAGATATTggtcgaagaagaagaaattaaacttgAATTTGTCAACACATCTGAGCAACTAGCAAACATTTTTACAAAGCTGATAACAATGGAGAAGCTAGAAAGATTTCAATAGCTTtgccaaaatttcaaattaagagggggtgttaaaaagtaaaataataattattaaaataataatttgtaatttcatgGCAAAGTGTTTGTAAGAGGATGAGAGGATGACTTAAGCAAGAAAGCATcattagccttatccattaagCCACTTTTGTTGACACAGTAGAAGCTATCATGATAGAAGACAAATTCAATTTAAACTCTACCACTTTAGGAGAAATCAAGTTAAATTTGAACTCTACCTTAGAAGAACTCAATTTCAAGTTGAACTCTACCAAAggagaattcaatttcaattagAATTCCACCTCCTTTTCTcctctatatatatgcatttaggCTTGTTGTAAAATTTGATCCCATTTTGTAAAAAGAGAGAGCTTTAATTCTCTTCCTCTCAATTGTATTGTCTTGGGTCCACTCTTTCTTTAAACTCCTCTATTTTATccaagtttaattttaaatacgttCTGCATATTATCCAACAGCCTCTGCAGATGACAACGATACAATCTTTTGCTTCTTTGTTGACCCAGATGTGACTTTTGTTCCCAAACAAAACACATAGCCAGAAGTGCTTTTTCTATCAACAatagaaccagcccaatcaccaTTTGTGTAACCTTTCAGtttactttcttcttctttcttgtaTAAGATGCCAAAATTCTTTgttcattttatatatcttagaATCCTTTTAGCTACTACAAAATGCTCCTTGCTTGGGCTGTCCATGAATCTGGAAACAACACTGatagagaaaataatatttggCCTTGTGTTTGTCCAATAAATAAGTAATCCAACAAGACTCCTATAAATTGATtcatcaaattttctttttccatcatATCTTGATAAACTTTCACTTGGGTTCATGGGAGTTTGTGCAACATTGCATTTAGGCAAATTAAACCTTGTCAACAAATCATCTGTAAATTTCTCCTGGGACAGAAATTTTCTTCCTGGCTCTTGCTTTACTTGAATGCCCAAAAGATACCTCATAAGATCAAGATCGGTCATCTCAAATTCCTTCATCATAGCTTTTTTGAAATCTTGAATCATTTGATTATTGGTTcccatataaattaaatcatcaacataaaggcaTACAATGAGAAAATTATGTGTACCTTGCATTTTCACATAAAGTGATGGCTCATTTGGACTTTTCGAAAACCATGTTGCTCAAAATATTGATCAATTCTGCTATTCCATACATGAGGTGCTTGCTTCAGTCCCCATATAAAGCCTTCTAAAGATGGTCaaccttgttttcttttcccttGACAACATAACTAAGTGGCTGTTCAACATGCacttctttttcaatttgtcCATTCGAAAATGCAGATTTGACATCTAGTTGGAAAACTTGAAGTTCCATCTGTGCAGCTAATGCTAAAACAGTCCTTATGGTTTTCATTCTTGTTACAGGTGCAGAAGTGTCGGAGGCTGTTGCGAGCACCCTTTGGCCACAAGTCTTGCCTTGTATTTTTGAATTAAACCATCCtcattgaattttgttttatccATTCTTCATCCATTGCTTTTTTCAAAGCTTGATCTTTCACAAGCTTCTTCATACTTCTGTGCCTCATGGGAAATGTAAGCAACATCACAATTTTGATAAACTTTTCTATTGAGCGTACCTTCCTTGGTGGTGTTGATGAATGTGTGCCTGGATTGATGTTTTGTTGCTGTCTTAGACTTGCCGGTGGAGTGTCTTCTTGCTATCTTGGACTTTCTAGTGGAGTGCTAAATGTATTTTCCTCAATCCTTTTCGATGTTCCAGATGCTTTAAATAAGGGGTTTTGGAAGCTCCTCATGGTTCTGTTTTCAAGCTCCGTTTTCATAAAAAATGACATCTTTTGACGTTACTTGTTCCCTTGAATTAGGATTATATGAACGATATCCCTTGGACTCTTCAGTGTACCCAATGAAGATACATTTCTCACCTTTCTCATCAAATTTTTTCCTGTTATGTGAAGGTATATGGTAGTAATAAACATAACCAAGAACTTTTCAATGATCAACCAGTGGCTTTCTCTTGAACCAAGCCTCATATGGAGTAATATTTTGTACAGCTTTTGTAGGAGACCTGTTTAGAATATAAACTGCTAAATTGATAGCTTCTGCCCAAAACTCATTTGGcaatttttttaccattaaGCATACACTGGGCAACTAGCTAATTAGTGACGCAATTAAATGAACTAAATGAAATAAACAAAGATGCATTCtactgttgaagtgtggcaattttgccacttgatggtgcatgtcaccggctagcatgcacaccttggtatcaaatcctttccttttatgagtttatattttttttttgtatgttttaatttatgcaaggtatattttgataatgttttgtgcctaagttatgtatgcaaaagtataggcaaaattatgcacaaaagagtaggaatgttatgcttgaaatgcctatggtgctggattcataatttccagcaatatagttctaatatttatcttatatctcaggttgcaaatggagttttgggctgaaattttgggGGATATCTAccgacatatatagaagactatggttcaaatttcaggtccaaatgacatgggaaagtccattttctattccaaacagattgctgtatctgatgggcccagtatgcagagtatgggtcagttttggagctgtttggcccatgatccagTTCCAGAATATTCCtatctcttggaacaatatttattgatgaccaaggatgtttcaaaccaagtttcataggcagatacaaagggaaactaagtaggtgaagctagtttggttgtttacccaaactagttaaacaataggaacttagttcaaaccatgtgccactttttactatatttggaatagacatgttgcagctgtttttgacctcttttgtgtatgaaaagttaggtgttgaccattttactttttaaatttcaaatactttactcattttgtaagctcacatgcttggcatgtgtaaactagttgtaatttcaagcttatattgcaaaatgaatgaaatggctagtGATCCAAGCCTcaattttcaaaagcaacgtggtccccttcttcttatctcttcttcaacatcttataacactctaggaaccctaaaaaccagaaaacaccataaccaaaacctaaaaacacaactcacacacaaccattcccaagagcatcaccaaaagcttgcttgttgctaacacttcaagctagcttgctcttggtcataaccttctcaccctaACATCTACCATGTCACCTAATGTCTTGTCACTAAAAACATTCTACCAATGGCGAGGTATAAATCAAAGTTGCCTAATTATGACGAAACAGCGATGCCGTATAAAATCACATCGCTAAATGTAAAGACACTGGTGACTCTAAAAATAGAGGAATCCCCGACTCTAAACACTTACATTGCTAATTTCTAGCATTTGTAGCGACACGTACATACTGCATCACTGTTTTGCCCaaattaatgcgtcgctaataTGGAAGAAACAGCGACTCTACATTTATGAGTCGCTAATCGTGACTTATTATATTTCGTCACTTTTTTATGTAAACTATGCGTCGCTAATATGGAAGAAACAGCGACCCTATATTTATGAGTCACTAATTGTATGACTTTTTAGCGACTTATTATACTTCGTCActgttttatgtaaatttatgTGTCGCTAAGTTgtagaatttttagcgacttgtATAGTTGTACATCGCCTTTTACTTAAAACTACAAGTCActaatttcatatatgtttaacctttagtgactttttttttttgcttcgctatatatttaaataaagcgTCGCTAAAGGTTGAAAATGGTGACCAGGTTGTTATTGTGCATCGCCATAGGTCAAAGTTGTTTTTATGCGTCACTAAATGATCCTTTTAGTGCCAACCTTCTTCTTGTACATCGCTGTTTCCTTTTACTAATTtgctttttgtaattttgttacaatttattaaaaaatgataaatagaaaaaaactaaaaattagcttcattcaaagtaattagaatacaaaatttgaaagtaaacatttgcataacaaaataactgtcaaataaattaaatagtatctcatgaaatatttttacaattccttatactattgtatatgcaaaagcaaaagcaatattaacTAAATCTCCATGAATTGCATATTCATTGGGATGGAAGTTGTCATTcccttgttgacgatattacacaccctcatactgcatatgaaaaaataataaatttataaacacttatgcaaaataaatatatattaagtatgaaaaagtaataaattagtaaatgaaaatttaaagactaTTATCGTTGTTCTTATGAAAgcgaataacaaaattaattaaatggatactaataaatgtcataaatattacttaaaacatataaataagtctacgtaccaatttatttagaaggtatttgttatccatatcccctcacggTCATTACGAATATAGCCACTCTCGCATTCATcgtcattatcattttcatcaacacttggcaactgtatgacaaatggattgtgagccatcgtagtatcgccaagaacatcttcttcaaccaattcttcttcaacaaaagtacaatgttgtggtggagttaaaacaactgaccatctcgaatcaagttgatcttcaacataaaatacttgttgaacttgtggagccataatgaatgggttggatttatatccaattttatttaagttaacacatgtaaaccccatctcatcaactttcacaccgtTGCTGTCAACCCAATTACACTTGAACATAGGAACTCGAAACACAGTGTAATTGACAtcccaaatttttctaaaaataatttttataattgggGATACAAAAATaatgggttttgcaaaaataattttaaatgggaGAACATTTCAAAATGAGTGGATTACTaggggttttgagggaaaaaaactattttctaagtacttattttattttcttccgttattattattattatttattattattatcatcattattattattatgattagtcttttgttatttcttttactatttattattattactattattattaatattattgttattattagttgAACACCACTCATTGGTTTGATTAATATCTCATTAGTTTTCTTCGTTTTTTAATCTGTTCACTTGGTGCTTCTTGTAGTATTTCTATCATTCCTTTGcatattattctattattatttgttatttcctCTTTATCTGtaatatctatattttatcGTTCCAACACTCTTAGTATGCTCTGTTATTGTGGGTATGtaaagatatttattatttatgttttatgcttttttattaAAGAGCTATACATTTGTGGAAATTGTTGGAGAAATAAGATGGATCTGCATTTAGAAGCATATTTTATGTGcattaaaaaatttggaaaagtcCATATTATAAATAAGATGCTATCAGattttttgtagaatttttgTGGGCTTTCACTTAATGGGGGACATTCTGGAATTCCAACAGGAAAATCTGGATGGAATCATGAAAAATTAGCATTTAAAGCTTGCGAAAGTAAACtaaaaattcatcaaattaatttccaattaaccaggctttatttatttatttattttatgtgcaTTTAGAAATGTACTTTCTCTGcagtgagaaatttggaaatGTTCATATTATAAAGAAGATGCTGTCAGGCTTTCTGTAAAATTTTCGATAGGGTTTCACTTAATCAGGGCCATTCTAGAATTCTTATAGGAAAATCTGGATGGAATCATGAAAAATTAGCATTTAGAGCATGCGAAAGTAAACtaaaaattcatcaaattaatttcaaattagcTAGgctttatttagttatttatttactttcacttaaataataataataataacatgagCATACAAAACCAAATTGGTTGGTCAATGGGGATTCCATAATTTTATCATACATATCACCATATCTTCAAGGTCAATTAAGCTAGGCAATATTTTCTAGGAGATCGGTAAATAGAATATAGCAAATATAACATACtgattaaataaagaaatatactaACAGGCTTGGTCTAGTGGTGGTATCATTGAGAGTATATCTTTAGATCCGAGTTTCAATCTTTGATATGGGTTAAAGATCTTCTCATgtcataattaaaattaaataaataaataaactgcaaatatagtaaatagaatattttattaagataaCTTCTTGTAAGGAAATAATCCCCACAAGATAGGCTACAACTAGTCATGTCCATAGACATGAATGCTGCATGCACAGAGCAGTTGCAACACAGACTTATTcttataaagatatatatatatacacacacacacatacacatgtAGGGATATCTATATATGTTGACAAAGCtgtcaatatatatagtttatttcgcatacatatatatatatatatatattttgcatgataTTAATTAATACTGAATAGAGGGAAACCCCACTCTAAGGTCAGTATTCCAGAATATATGCAGACATTATCGTGTTTGTCCTCGTCTCCGCGGATGGACGCCTCAGAGTAGGATCCCTTCAAATCGTCGTGAAAGGGACTTTCCTGTGTAAGCTTGGATGAGACTAAGTTCCAATCATCACTATCGTAGTGCTCAGGTTTTTCAATTTCAGTGAAAAcctatatgcataataaatattagattaaattaataatataaaaaaggaaaaaaaaaaaaaagcttaattatttaaataaaataaatattaatttattatgagaGGTTATTAGTGGTAGAGGGTACATAGTAGCTAGCTACTCACATATCGTTTATCGTCGTCGCGTTCATTTTCCCAAGCGTGCAACCAGGCATACGGTTTTCCGTTGTAGTTCTGGCCTGTGTATATAACTGCGGCAGATGATCCCTCATGGAGTACAACAGCCAACTGGCCATTTTCAATCGTGACAGGGAAGTAATTATCACCTAGAATATGGCCACTGAAATCATGGTGTTTCTTCAAAAGATGTATGGGACTGCCAGTAGCATTATAAATTTCGcatattgtatattttttattatcagtgTCAGGCTGCTGCTCAATGATCTTCCGCAGAGTCTGCATATAGGCCTTGTATGTCGTACCCTTTTGAACTGCTTCCTTGAGTCTGTATGCAAAGTAAGACTTATCTGCGGCGTTGACTTCCAGTGTCTCAAATTCAGGAAATTTTTTCTTCACAAATTGATCATCCACTTTGGTTCCAAACACATTCTGAGGCTCATTACCCTCGGCTGACTGCTTCGACATGCTAGTGGTAATATATTCTTAATGATAATGCAGGAAAGTTGTTGGGCACATATGCATGCCAAGCAAATTAATCACATACATTTATACACACCCACATCCAATCTGTGAGCTCCATCTGTCGGTCTTACGCGGACAAATATTCTttgttgatatatatacatatatatatatatatatatatatttttatttttattccttttctaTCTTAAAGTGGACAACTACGTAACTTATCTACAGCAGGTGTACAACCCAGCTGCCACACAAAGTTAATAtctattatgtaattttttatttattttttttctttagtaatTTTAAGGTTCCAGTGATGGTGCTTCTATGCTTTTACTTCTCATTATGGATTTGCGTGGGCATGGGGCAGCCAGGATCATAGCCATAGGGTACTAGTGGGGACAGATAGtaattactataatttttttaaaaaaattgcaaaaacagTGTACACAATCATTGTTCAATTCTAGCTAgtcatacaaaaataattacataactgttatttattttttttaacaaaaaaaaaattacataataccTATATGAATTAGTTTatgctgaaaaaattaaaaaaacatttctatataatttattttgcataaacaaatattcaatatcaaaaattaaaattttaattttataaatattatggacatataatttagtaataaaaatataatttaaattcataaCAAATGTGAataattctaataaaatttttctaaaattctaATCCATCAACCATACATAGCCAACCCTACCCCTTCGCTAATGCTTCCATTTATCATCTTGTTAAATAAGTcagttcacccaaaaaaaaaaaaaaaaaaaaaaccatgtgaAAACAAGACAAACAAATCGTGTAACACAcctaaaaaaaaagacaaagaaattgaaaaaaagacaaagaaattgTGTATATGCAACTATATATCCACACACACACCATATGCGTATTTGGGTGGTCCTATCTCACGTTTCAGTTTCAGTCTATTTTTTCTGTGAGAACCTTTCACTTTCAGTCCTATGCTTATCAACACATACCGATCTAATTTGTCTTATGCCTGCAATTTGTATGACAGGTATTTTGGGTCTTGTGCATGTTTCATTTGTTAAAAATGTAGTTCATATCTTTATTATCTAATAATGATGAATGGAAATTAAAGACTAAAATAAGACTTGTATTTTTCACCTTTCAAATTGTGTATATCCAGTCTcgtgttcatatatatatatatatatatatatgcgtataTCCTGGAAGAGTTCCATTTTGGATAGTAGGCTAACAATTTTCTGGTCAATAATCCTTGAAAAAGCATGATTGTTTATTAATCTACTCATGTCCTGCATTCTTCTCTGTTGAAGAATTTAACTCCAATGAGAGGTATACTTGAAATCTGCGTGGTAAAGCACTAAtctaactcatttttttttttttttaagtttttttagtcGGATACATGATTCTATCAAGCCAAGATgcacatgtatacatataaataaaaacaatttatatagtggtagattctatatatatatatatataaaagatatatagACATTGAACGCACCACTATAAAATGgtgataattattattgatgacaaacgttattttttttataattaaatagcaTTTGAAGCTT
Proteins encoded:
- the LOC107412720 gene encoding uncharacterized protein LOC107412720 translates to MSKQSAEGNEPQNVFGTKVDDQFVKKKFPEFETLEVNAADKSYFAYRLKEAVQKGTTYKAYMQTLRKIIEQQPDTDNKKYTICEIYNATGSPIHLLKKHHDFSGHILGDNYFPVTIENGQLAVVLHEGSSAAVIYTGQNYNGKPYAWLHAWENERDDDKRYVFTEIEKPEHYDSDDWNLVSSKLTQESPFHDDLKGSYSEASIRGDEDKHDNVCIYSGILTLEWGFPLFSIN